gtgctgaccggttttttttttgttgactggtttttttccatttttttgtttttttaggttgtgctgaccgttttttttccattataaATGACATGAGATAATGATGGTTGGGAGTGTCACCAAGAAATGATAAATGATCAAGCAAATCACATGAGATATTGTCCAGAACCACAAAATGATTTATGTCATTATCCTCGTGGTAGCTGGGCATGTCAACAAGAGTAtgaacaatcaagtgaaatGAACTATTTCCCAGAGCCACAAAGTGACTCATATTGCTATGATACTGACATAAATTATGGTTGGGAAGGGAATTTTAATGTTTCATCTTCTGTTCATCAAGGAACATCATCATTTGATTGTGCTGTCAATGCGTACATGCAAAATTGTCCCCCAAGGGAACAAGATGATCCATATTGTGATGAATTCAATaattcttcaagttgttcttgggaTGACCAAAATCAGAAAGCGTTTGACAGCTCATACTCTActtatcaagagccatcatcactTGAGAAAACCTTCAATTCACTCATACAAAATTACCCAACCTCACCTCTAAGTTActcatttgaaaatttttcatcaTTTTGCTATCCCTCTACACAAaatctcttccaaaactcacagtccacacaaacttccatgaaccaaagcctctcaaagcttgagaccatgtttgaaaaatatgagaGGGAGGCACAGATATCCTGGAACGAGCAAGAGAATTCATTTAAAAACATGGAAGTGCTGGTAAACCAAATGTTAAGTGCAAGGGAGAAGGTGGAAGAGCAAAATGAAGAAACCCTTGAACTAGTTGAAGATCCCCTTCAAAAATCCAGAGAATTGTTAAAAAGACAAGAACAACTCATGGAGGAACAACAACAATCCTGGAGAGAACAAGAAATCCTTCTTCAGAAGATGGATGAGCATTTGGAGAACATAGGGAAACACTCAGAACCACTAAGCAAGGAAAATGAAGACCAATTGATGGATGTGAAGGAgaaagtggaagagcaagatAAGGAGGCTACTGTATCAAGTGAactttcaatgaagaatgaggtggttgaaaatgaaactgcacttgagatAACAAGAGAACATGAAGGCTCACAACCCTCACAAACTTCCCTGACCCAAAAACTCTCAACAAATGAATCtgtgattgaaaaatatgaagaggagatgaaaaaatcttgggaagaacaacaaaccttCTCCATGAAAGTGCTATTAAGTCAAATATTGAGTGTAAAGGAAGAAGTGAAGgaacaagaaagtgaggaagacaATCAAGGAAGCTCATACTCAAGAGAAGCAGAGAATTACATAGATGAAGggctcattgaaccaccaatccaaaaggctctggatgaagataaaactccaataatcatacagcaaccaagtcttgaattcaaagaagtgaaggcaactaacaagagcaccacCCCTGTCcctgatccagcaagcaagatcaatcaagccatttacaaaaggaagcttgctgaggagaGGCCAAGACAACGGAAAGtagctgaatcttctccccccttgaggtcattcctcttaacaaactggaaaaagaggaagaaagtcatcGGCTATAGATCAGTAGTTTTTCTTTCTTAGTTATTTCAATAAAGAAGTTAAGTAGATTActctgtattgcaaggagctaagtttggtgttgcacaccaaaataattaagGGGTGAATGTTggaagctaagtttggtgttccaccaaaattttttttaacatattgcACCCTCAGCATGATTAGTATCGGCTCCAAACAATCAGAGAAACTACTTAATGATTGTTATGTttctagtttttagtttgttttctaGTTTACATCCATTTTCTAGTTCATAGTTCACTTTCTTAATAAAAAGTACTGGATGTTTCATGCATGTATTTATTCTACTGCATATAGAAGTAGGcaaggaattaagtttggtgtccctgcACCAACTTAGGTTCAGAGGATTacaagcatacatgcatgctaactaTTTCTTAAGTGCTTGGGGGgacaagcaactttcaatacCTTTTGTAGGAAGTCATTCAACCCCTTAGAGGACAAAGTACATCATCATGGACAAAGGAAGGACATGGAATCTAACAAAGATGATGACAAAGAGAAAACAATGGGCTCCAAGAGGTTGTATTTTTCTCTCACTGACTTTAGCTCAAATATGCTATTTGAAAGTACAAATGTCCCCTGACGATTAGTGTTCTATTAGATATATTTActgtttgtttgttttcatGCTATTTTGGCTTGATAGTTTAAGTGCTTGATTCACTTTCatcttatttgaattatatgcTTTGTTCctcatgcttgaataaaagaaaaataattgtgAAATAGAGAAAGAGTAAAAGTCTAGTATAATATGAGACAAAATGAGGTTATGTGGTGGTATGTGCTGGTTCATTAGTTGATTTATGAATAAGGCTGAATGTTGGCATGACTTTATGAGATGAACTTGAGTTACATTTCATGAGacttgacaaaagaaaaaggtccaaaataaaagaaagaaaatgcaagaaaaagaagcaaaaagaaataaacaaggcTAGGCATCAATAGCTTGAGATTTGGATATATGCATGTGATGCTTTTTGTACAAAGATAAGCTTGGATAACTAGGTTctaaggggtgcttcatcacccgaaaacttgggttaactaaacTGGGATTGCCAACCGAAATTTCGCCATCAAGAGCTACTTTGAGacaaagcatttagtaacccaaagaggtgctgggcatcaatttCCAAAGAACAAACAGAGATGAACAAAACAAGCTAAATGCCTGTGATGTGTGTGTGCTaaggagaggcttgagcaagtaagcccataggggtgtttcaacacctagcatcTTGAACCAACTGGAGCGGGAATGCTGGCTGAAAGCTTACTCTAAAAAGTCGCCTTACCACATAACATTAAGCctcaaccaagaaaaagaacaagaaaagctAAGGACCAAGCAATAACAAGTCTCAATTATTTGTGTGATTCAAGTAAGGATCCAGAGGAATATTGATGCCTCAGCCACAGAATAAAAATCCCTAAAATACCATGCAGGAAAACCCCATTTACCAGTATTCAATGTCTTCCAATAAAAGGGCTTATACACTCCTCTGCTTCTAGTaatttttcttatgttttactgcttgcttggggacaagcaagatttaagtttggtgttgtgatgacaagtcatcttaggctagtttcacaagcctttttcattagtttttacttagttttcatgcattttcttgagtTACAAGTAAGCCATTTGGGTAGAAATTCATATGTATttagattcaatcaaccatgagtaaatgatgcattttcatgaggttttgtgctataattgttCATATGTCAAGGATGATAATAAATCTCATGATTTTAGCATAGCTTTGATacatttgttgattgataacaGGTGACCAAAAGGCTTGGAGGAAGGTTGAAGAAAGGGGATGGCAGAAGGCAGCAAAACCACCCTGAGGGAAGCTCAAGtttgtgccaacgtttgcctcaagcttgaggtcaaacgttggcttcAAAAACACACCCTGGAGAAGccaaagtttgcgccaacgtttgcctcaaacttgaggtcaaacgttggctcaacaaCAAGCCCTGCAGGAACCAACGCTcacgccaacgtttgcctcaaacttgaggtcaaacgttggcacaATTACTACACTAGGGGAGGCCAAGTTTACGCccaagtttgcctcaaacttggaGGCAAACATTGGAGCAGCATATATACCAGGGGAGGCCAAGTTTGCGCccaagtttgcctcaaacttggaGGCAAACGTTGGAGCAGCATATATAACAGGGGAGGCCAAGTTTGCGCccaagtttgcctcaaacttaagcgcaaacgttggcgccaaagTGTTCTTGGAAGGAGCACGTTTGAGTTCAAGTTTGACCCCAAA
The genomic region above belongs to Arachis duranensis cultivar V14167 chromosome 3, aradu.V14167.gnm2.J7QH, whole genome shotgun sequence and contains:
- the LOC127745434 gene encoding uncharacterized protein LOC127745434, whose amino-acid sequence is MEVLVNQMLSAREKVEEQNEETLELVEDPLQKSRELLKRQEQLMEEQQQSWREQEILLQKMDEHLENIGKHSEPLSKENEDQLMDVKEKVEEQDKEATVSSELSMKNEVTKRLGGRLKKGDGRRQQNHPEGSSSLCQRLPQA